A single genomic interval of Synechococcus sp. UW179A harbors:
- the moeB gene encoding molybdopterin-synthase adenylyltransferase MoeB, producing the protein MTEHSPDPDLSAQERGRYARHLTLPEFGAIGQQRLKTASVLCVGAGGLGSPLLMYLAAAGVGRIGIVDDDHVEVSNLQRQVIHAESGLGQLKTDSASQRILDLNSHCRVEQHACRLTTTNAIELIEDHDLVVDGSDNFPTRYLINDVCALLNKPWVYGSVQRFEGQVSVFNQGPQSPDYRDLVPEPPPPGLVPSCADGGVIGVMPGLIGLLQATETIKLLAGIGESLDGRLLLVDGLTMRFRELRLQRRPHRPPITALVDYEAFCSVEGSGCFEGASSVRSISVKELSALLEDGGELVLIDVRNPSEADVAVIPRSQLIPLPRIEDGEAIDEIRRLAGDRPIYVHCKLGGRSARAVEFLSQHGIDATNVSGGIDAWSQQVDPGVPRY; encoded by the coding sequence ATGACGGAACACTCTCCAGATCCCGATCTGAGTGCGCAGGAGCGAGGACGTTACGCCCGTCACCTCACACTCCCGGAGTTTGGGGCTATCGGCCAACAGCGGTTGAAAACGGCATCGGTGCTGTGTGTTGGGGCAGGTGGGCTCGGCTCGCCTTTATTGATGTATCTGGCGGCGGCTGGTGTTGGTCGCATCGGCATCGTTGACGATGACCACGTGGAAGTCTCCAACCTCCAGCGACAGGTGATCCATGCAGAAAGTGGCCTAGGCCAGCTCAAGACGGACTCCGCTTCGCAGAGGATCCTGGATCTCAATTCCCATTGCCGGGTTGAACAGCATGCCTGTCGGCTCACAACCACAAATGCCATCGAGCTGATCGAAGATCATGACTTGGTGGTGGATGGTTCCGATAACTTTCCCACTCGCTATCTGATCAACGACGTCTGCGCCTTGCTCAACAAGCCCTGGGTGTATGGATCCGTTCAGCGCTTTGAGGGCCAGGTCAGTGTGTTCAATCAGGGCCCTCAATCACCTGATTACCGCGATTTGGTTCCAGAGCCTCCGCCTCCGGGTCTTGTTCCCTCCTGCGCTGATGGAGGTGTGATTGGGGTGATGCCGGGATTGATCGGGCTGCTCCAGGCGACCGAAACCATCAAGTTGCTGGCAGGGATCGGTGAATCTCTGGATGGAAGGCTGCTGCTTGTGGATGGCCTGACCATGCGTTTCCGTGAGCTCCGTCTGCAGCGCCGACCCCATCGCCCTCCTATCACAGCCCTGGTCGACTACGAGGCGTTCTGTAGCGTCGAGGGTTCCGGCTGTTTTGAGGGAGCATCAAGCGTGAGAAGCATTTCCGTGAAGGAGCTCAGCGCATTGTTGGAAGACGGAGGTGAGCTGGTGCTGATTGACGTGCGCAATCCTTCTGAAGCAGATGTGGCAGTGATTCCTCGATCTCAACTGATCCCGCTTCCAAGGATCGAGGATGGAGAGGCAATCGACGAGATTCGCCGCCTTGCTGGCGATCGCCCGATCTACGTGCATTGCAAGCTGGGCGGACGTTCCGCGCGGGCGGTCGAATTTCTATCGCAGCATGGAATCGACGCCACCAATGTCTCTGGAGGGATCGATGCCTGGTCGCAGCAGGTGGATCCTGGAGTTCCCCGTTACTGA
- a CDS encoding helicase, giving the protein MLEVQAHQQLKHLLRGEAGQWEHQLTLSRLVGRSLRRQDRTRIQLSAGSSDRWWLALLVPLSLRSHHTVLVLEPTQQQRLLHVERPRLLESGLRLGCWTGFDPPPGDQIWLLTPQQLLDVQRSGQLRSDDHLVIPEAEWLPDRLRQAMTVKIDSCHWEELRAAFPSAGEGLLDLHERLSRQLVALGGGTNRDLAMPESALTMVCDLLQLLGPTPQPWCQLVSMDRASWASWARVNPNTLQWSWQLQPLEPLITLESLFLMHPWTLIHGDGGCRRHGEEPNSDSEELRIDLRDAPRAEPLPIYLPRRQPLPNTEIFAGHLLEQSRRLILGRSGLTVVLLDAPGLRQRLCSELAAEFGSRVTLESTAPESNGVICCSWSWWLSHQQLLPEPEQLIAAMLPIASLEDPLTAARVESLKRQGRDWFRTLLLPEALATLIPAIASLRRSGGRLAILDGRVRGRSWGEQVLRALEPWDSLQRLRPD; this is encoded by the coding sequence ATGCTGGAAGTCCAGGCCCATCAGCAGCTCAAGCACCTGCTCAGGGGAGAAGCAGGTCAATGGGAGCACCAACTGACCCTGAGTCGGCTGGTGGGCCGAAGCCTGCGACGACAGGATCGAACCCGAATCCAACTCTCTGCGGGCAGCAGCGACCGCTGGTGGCTGGCCCTGCTGGTGCCCCTCAGTCTGCGCAGCCATCACACCGTGCTGGTTCTCGAGCCGACACAACAGCAGCGGCTGCTGCACGTTGAACGACCACGTCTGTTGGAGAGCGGCTTAAGGCTGGGCTGCTGGACAGGCTTTGATCCCCCGCCCGGAGACCAGATCTGGCTGTTAACACCTCAACAGCTCCTGGATGTCCAGCGCAGCGGACAGCTCCGTTCAGACGACCATCTGGTGATCCCGGAGGCGGAGTGGCTGCCAGACCGTCTTCGGCAAGCCATGACCGTGAAGATCGACTCCTGTCACTGGGAGGAGCTGCGAGCAGCATTTCCATCCGCTGGAGAGGGTTTGCTCGATCTGCACGAACGCCTGAGCCGGCAGCTTGTCGCCCTTGGAGGCGGAACGAATCGCGACCTCGCCATGCCCGAGAGCGCTCTGACCATGGTTTGCGATCTGCTGCAACTGCTTGGCCCAACCCCACAACCTTGGTGCCAGCTGGTCTCCATGGACCGAGCTTCATGGGCTAGTTGGGCTCGCGTGAATCCGAACACACTTCAGTGGAGCTGGCAGTTGCAGCCGCTGGAACCACTGATCACGCTGGAATCACTGTTTTTGATGCATCCCTGGACACTGATCCATGGAGATGGAGGCTGTCGTCGTCATGGCGAAGAGCCAAACAGCGATAGCGAGGAGCTGCGGATCGATCTGCGTGATGCCCCCCGTGCAGAACCTCTCCCGATCTATCTGCCGAGACGTCAGCCATTGCCGAATACGGAAATTTTCGCCGGCCATCTTCTGGAACAGAGCCGACGCCTGATCCTGGGCCGATCCGGATTGACCGTTGTGCTTCTGGATGCGCCCGGCCTGCGTCAGCGGCTCTGCAGCGAACTCGCGGCGGAGTTCGGCAGCAGGGTCACTCTGGAAAGCACGGCACCAGAGTCAAACGGAGTGATCTGCTGCAGCTGGAGCTGGTGGTTGAGCCATCAGCAACTACTGCCTGAACCGGAACAGCTGATTGCAGCGATGTTGCCAATCGCCAGCCTGGAGGACCCACTCACCGCAGCGCGCGTGGAGTCGCTGAAGCGACAGGGGCGTGATTGGTTTCGCACGCTTCTGCTCCCGGAAGCACTGGCGACCCTGATCCCTGCCATTGCCTCTTTGAGGCGCAGCGGCGGTCGCCTGGCCATCCTCGACGGCAGGGTGCGAGGACGCAGCTGGGGAGAGCAGGTACTGCGAGCCCTTGAACCCTGGGACTCATTGCAGAGACTTCGTCCAGACTGA
- a CDS encoding cob(I)yrinic acid a,c-diamide adenosyltransferase, with amino-acid sequence MDAVQSSDSSSGTRRNSKPGIGIVTAADSRERSLGQLHVYDGEGKGKSQAALGVVLRTIGLGICEQRRTRVLLLRFLKGPGRAYDEDAAIEALQQGFPHLIDQVRTGRADYFNADEATKFDQQEAQRGWDIARGAIASALYSVVVLDELNPVLDLGLLDINDVVKTLSARPEGMEIIVTGRAAPQPLIQIADLHSEMRAHRRIEHKDNSLIPFPSPGGIEIYTGEGKGKSTSALGKGLQAIGRGISQDKSHRVLILQWLKGGNGYTEDAAIAALRESYPHLVDHLRSGRDAIVWRGQQEPIDYVEAERAWEIARAAIASGLYKTVILDELNPTVDLELLPVEPIVQALVRKPSETEVIITGRCKHPPAYFDLASVHSEMVCHKHYAEQGVDLKRGVDY; translated from the coding sequence ATGGACGCAGTCCAGTCATCCGATAGCTCGAGCGGAACCCGACGCAACAGCAAGCCAGGCATCGGCATCGTCACAGCTGCAGACAGCCGTGAACGCAGCCTTGGCCAACTCCATGTCTACGACGGAGAGGGCAAAGGAAAAAGCCAAGCAGCGCTTGGAGTTGTGCTTCGCACGATTGGTCTTGGCATCTGCGAACAACGGAGAACCCGGGTTCTGCTGCTGCGATTCCTCAAAGGACCCGGACGGGCCTACGACGAGGATGCAGCGATCGAAGCATTGCAGCAGGGTTTCCCCCATCTCATCGATCAGGTCCGTACTGGACGGGCCGACTATTTCAACGCTGACGAAGCCACCAAATTTGACCAACAGGAGGCGCAGAGAGGTTGGGACATCGCGCGAGGCGCGATTGCCAGCGCTCTGTATTCCGTTGTGGTTCTGGACGAACTGAACCCGGTGCTGGATCTCGGGCTACTCGACATCAATGATGTGGTGAAGACCCTCTCTGCTCGACCAGAGGGGATGGAAATCATCGTGACTGGACGCGCTGCGCCCCAACCCTTGATTCAGATCGCCGATCTGCACTCTGAGATGCGCGCCCACAGGCGGATCGAGCACAAAGACAATTCGCTGATTCCATTCCCGTCACCGGGTGGAATCGAGATCTACACCGGCGAAGGCAAGGGGAAATCCACAAGCGCCCTGGGCAAGGGTCTCCAGGCCATCGGCCGTGGCATTAGTCAGGACAAAAGCCATCGCGTGTTGATCCTGCAATGGCTTAAGGGAGGCAACGGCTACACCGAAGATGCTGCGATCGCCGCTCTGCGTGAGAGCTACCCGCACCTGGTGGACCACCTGCGTTCCGGACGGGACGCAATCGTTTGGCGCGGTCAACAGGAGCCGATCGACTACGTGGAGGCCGAACGTGCCTGGGAGATTGCCCGAGCGGCGATCGCCAGCGGCCTCTACAAAACCGTGATCCTGGACGAACTCAATCCCACTGTCGATTTAGAACTGCTGCCGGTCGAACCCATCGTGCAGGCCCTGGTGCGCAAGCCTTCCGAAACCGAGGTGATCATCACAGGCCGCTGTAAACACCCACCGGCCTACTTCGATCTAGCGAGTGTTCATTCGGAAATGGTTTGCCACAAGCACTACGCAGAACAGGGCGTCGACCTCAAGCGTGGGGTTGACTATTGA
- a CDS encoding M67 family metallopeptidase has protein sequence MILRSSLKAVSPEEGCALLLGKSAPDLHVRCVWPCCNVWRPGLGGVSDVISGDGDQASVSASRRSRFALDPREQIAAQRWSRQRGWRVLGSAHSHPGGQPVPSAMDRQWAASEGVVLIDAGAAGVRAWWLQGPGQEGVPGKSVSALSIVVQSDATVGDTMKSCADGAFLLQ, from the coding sequence ATGATTCTCAGGTCCTCACTGAAGGCCGTGTCACCGGAAGAGGGCTGCGCATTGCTGCTGGGGAAGTCAGCACCTGATCTGCACGTGCGCTGTGTATGGCCTTGCTGCAATGTCTGGCGACCTGGTCTCGGCGGAGTCAGCGATGTGATCTCGGGAGATGGCGATCAAGCGTCAGTCTCTGCTTCGCGCCGATCACGGTTTGCCCTGGATCCTCGTGAGCAAATCGCTGCCCAGCGGTGGTCCCGTCAGAGAGGTTGGCGGGTTCTCGGCAGTGCACACTCCCATCCTGGGGGCCAGCCGGTGCCCAGCGCCATGGACAGGCAATGGGCTGCCAGCGAGGGGGTCGTGCTCATTGATGCTGGAGCTGCCGGCGTCCGTGCCTGGTGGTTGCAAGGGCCCGGTCAGGAGGGAGTGCCCGGGAAGTCTGTCAGCGCTCTTTCAATCGTTGTCCAAAGCGACGCAACGGTGGGAGACACTATGAAGTCGTGTGCTGATGGCGCATTCCTGCTGCAATGA
- the recA gene encoding recombinase RecA produces MPADVKASQSSGGDLRPGERDKALNLVLGQIERNFGKGSIMRLGDASRMRVETISTGALTLDLALGGGYPKGRVVEVYGPESSGKTTLTLHAIAEVQRNGGVAAFVDAEHALDPVYAASLGVDVENLLVSQPDTGEMALEIVDQLVRSAAVDIVVVDSVAALTPRAEIEGEMGDLAVGSQARLMSQAMRKITGNIGKSGCTVIFLNQLRLKIGVTYGNPETTTGGNALKFYASVRLDIRRIQTLKRGTEEYGIRAKVKVAKNKVAPPFRIAEFDILFGRGISTLGCLLDLAEETGVVTRKGAWYSYEGDNIGQGRDNTIGWLEQNPEAKDAIEVLVRQKLTEGSEVTSNSMRPLAAAARSAAAKPLAKSADVAAPSKDAA; encoded by the coding sequence ATGCCAGCCGACGTGAAAGCCTCCCAATCCTCCGGTGGAGATCTCCGCCCAGGTGAGCGCGATAAAGCGCTCAATCTCGTGCTCGGTCAGATTGAGCGCAATTTCGGCAAGGGTTCGATCATGCGTCTTGGGGACGCATCCCGGATGAGGGTGGAAACAATTTCCACCGGAGCCCTCACTCTTGATCTCGCTTTGGGTGGTGGATATCCCAAAGGGCGTGTCGTTGAGGTCTATGGGCCCGAAAGTTCTGGTAAGACCACGTTGACCTTGCATGCCATCGCCGAGGTTCAGCGCAATGGAGGCGTCGCAGCCTTTGTGGACGCCGAGCATGCTCTTGACCCGGTTTATGCCGCATCACTGGGCGTGGATGTGGAAAATCTGCTGGTATCCCAGCCGGATACAGGCGAGATGGCGCTGGAGATTGTGGATCAGTTGGTCCGGTCTGCAGCTGTTGACATCGTGGTGGTTGACTCCGTCGCCGCTCTCACGCCCCGTGCCGAGATCGAGGGTGAGATGGGAGACCTTGCCGTGGGTAGTCAGGCCCGTCTGATGAGCCAGGCGATGCGCAAGATCACCGGCAACATCGGCAAGTCCGGATGCACGGTGATTTTCCTCAACCAGCTGCGTCTCAAGATTGGCGTCACCTACGGCAATCCAGAAACCACCACCGGTGGTAATGCCCTCAAGTTCTATGCCTCAGTGCGGCTTGATATTCGTCGTATTCAAACGCTTAAGCGCGGTACAGAGGAGTACGGCATCCGCGCCAAGGTGAAGGTGGCCAAAAACAAGGTGGCTCCTCCCTTCCGCATCGCGGAATTCGACATTCTCTTCGGTCGGGGGATCAGCACGCTGGGTTGTCTGCTCGATTTGGCTGAGGAGACGGGTGTCGTCACTCGCAAGGGTGCCTGGTACAGCTATGAAGGCGACAACATCGGTCAGGGTCGTGACAACACCATTGGTTGGCTGGAACAAAATCCGGAGGCCAAGGATGCCATCGAAGTGTTGGTGCGTCAGAAGCTGACGGAAGGGTCTGAAGTGACGTCCAATTCCATGCGTCCTCTTGCTGCTGCGGCACGTTCGGCAGCTGCCAAGCCTCTGGCCAAGTCCGCTGACGTTGCTGCACCGTCGAAGGACGCAGCCTGA
- a CDS encoding prephenate/arogenate dehydrogenase: MRTAVMDQERISELAGFSRVGVVGLGLIGGSIGLDLRALGIGVQGLVHRDTTAERALQRGLVDAVSCDPACLEGCDLVVLALPLEALLQPQDVLLKALPSEAVVTDVGSVKGAVLDVWRDRHPRFVASHPMAGTAESGVNSGCRGLFRGRAWVGTPEAETDPEALKLVRALACSLGAHWISADPLIHDQAVALISHLPVMVSAALLRVLGEERDPRVRDLARQLASSGFADTTRVGGGNPALGTAMACRNTSALLKSLAAYRWSLEQLEEAILNGHWAQLEQELEKTRALRPGFLEPPSDPARPRS, encoded by the coding sequence ATGCGGACAGCGGTGATGGATCAGGAGCGGATCTCAGAACTGGCTGGTTTCAGCAGGGTTGGTGTTGTGGGTCTTGGCCTGATCGGTGGTTCGATCGGCCTTGATCTGCGTGCCCTTGGGATCGGCGTTCAGGGCCTCGTGCATCGAGACACCACAGCGGAGCGTGCCCTCCAGCGTGGGCTGGTCGATGCAGTCAGTTGCGACCCTGCTTGCCTCGAAGGCTGTGATCTTGTCGTACTGGCGTTGCCGCTCGAGGCTTTGCTGCAGCCGCAAGATGTGCTGCTCAAAGCCCTGCCGTCTGAGGCGGTGGTCACGGACGTGGGGTCGGTGAAAGGAGCCGTCCTCGATGTCTGGAGAGATCGCCATCCCCGCTTCGTGGCGTCTCATCCCATGGCAGGGACTGCCGAGTCAGGGGTGAACTCCGGTTGCCGTGGTCTGTTCAGAGGACGCGCCTGGGTTGGAACGCCGGAGGCTGAGACAGATCCCGAAGCCCTAAAGCTGGTGAGAGCTTTGGCTTGCTCGCTCGGCGCGCACTGGATTAGTGCGGATCCGCTCATTCATGACCAGGCCGTTGCCCTGATCTCCCATCTGCCCGTGATGGTGAGCGCAGCACTGCTTCGCGTGCTCGGGGAGGAGAGAGATCCACGCGTGCGTGATCTTGCGCGTCAATTGGCTTCCAGTGGTTTCGCAGACACAACCCGGGTTGGTGGCGGCAATCCAGCGCTGGGAACGGCGATGGCCTGCCGCAATACTTCTGCATTGCTGAAGTCTCTTGCAGCCTATCGATGGAGTCTCGAACAGCTTGAGGAGGCAATCCTCAATGGCCATTGGGCCCAACTTGAGCAGGAGTTAGAAAAAACCCGTGCACTGCGTCCTGGTTTCCTGGAGCCCCCTTCAGATCCTGCTAGGCCGCGATCCTGA
- a CDS encoding fructosamine kinase family protein — protein sequence MRDQLERALATASEFLEGREVFGLRSVGGGSVGSTWRLTLNDGEELFVKVAHTANLLAEQSGLQALRHWADPALIEVPQVLGCVPLSGKSALVMAWWDLNSGDQFSLGRGLARLHRASSAGGPGRFGWDHDGFIGLGPQPSGWCDSWGDAFTQLRLQPQLCLASEWGLAEQDWECLLRPIAAWLNGHAPEPCLVHGDLWAGNAAVLADGRGLLIDPASWWADREVDLAMTRLFGGFSRRFMEGYSSEWPLPDGAEHRIEVLNLYHLLNHANLFGGGYQQQSRKILKDLRRALL from the coding sequence ATGCGTGATCAGCTGGAACGGGCTCTGGCGACTGCCTCTGAGTTTCTTGAAGGGCGAGAGGTGTTTGGTTTGCGCAGTGTGGGCGGCGGCAGTGTCGGATCCACTTGGCGGCTGACTCTGAATGATGGCGAGGAACTCTTTGTCAAGGTGGCCCATACGGCCAACCTGCTGGCTGAACAGTCCGGCCTGCAGGCTTTGCGTCACTGGGCTGATCCAGCCTTGATCGAAGTGCCCCAGGTGCTGGGTTGTGTTCCACTGTCTGGGAAGTCAGCATTGGTGATGGCTTGGTGGGATCTGAACAGTGGTGATCAGTTCTCTTTGGGTCGGGGGCTGGCGCGGCTGCATCGCGCCTCGTCTGCGGGAGGACCAGGTCGTTTCGGCTGGGATCACGATGGCTTCATCGGTTTGGGTCCCCAGCCCTCTGGATGGTGTGACAGCTGGGGCGATGCTTTCACTCAACTCAGACTTCAGCCCCAGCTTTGCCTGGCCTCTGAGTGGGGGCTAGCTGAGCAGGACTGGGAGTGTCTGCTTCGACCGATCGCTGCATGGCTCAATGGTCATGCCCCTGAACCCTGTCTGGTGCATGGCGATCTTTGGGCTGGTAATGCAGCAGTGCTGGCTGATGGTCGTGGTCTCTTGATTGATCCAGCCAGTTGGTGGGCTGATCGCGAGGTGGATCTGGCCATGACCCGACTATTCGGTGGCTTCTCCCGTCGATTTATGGAGGGCTACAGCAGTGAATGGCCGCTGCCGGATGGCGCAGAACACAGAATTGAAGTTCTGAATCTTTATCATTTGCTGAATCACGCCAACCTTTTTGGCGGTGGATACCAACAACAAAGCCGCAAAATCCTCAAGGATCTGCGGCGCGCCTTGCTCTAA
- a CDS encoding DUF2839 domain-containing protein has product MGEARRRASQGLPPRQRKPDPKDAERFIAWLPLTRAQGAQFVSITTRGAWIGIAALVLFWVVVRFIGPAAGFWTLADSP; this is encoded by the coding sequence ATGGGAGAAGCACGACGCCGTGCCAGTCAGGGACTACCACCTCGCCAGCGCAAGCCCGACCCCAAAGACGCTGAGCGGTTTATCGCCTGGTTGCCGCTGACCCGCGCCCAGGGAGCACAGTTCGTGTCCATCACCACACGAGGCGCCTGGATCGGAATCGCAGCCCTAGTTCTGTTCTGGGTCGTGGTGCGCTTCATCGGCCCTGCTGCCGGATTCTGGACTCTGGCCGACAGCCCATAA
- a CDS encoding HAD family hydrolase yields MLSPSLLVFDFDGVIVDGMNEYWWSARRACLRLHPAVDLPETTPPQFRQLRPWIHHGWEMVLIAALISEQCGPLEQLGVQMFVQDYAAHCTAALERFGWTPALLQQTLEAVRADAVRTDREAWLALHQPYPGVPERLNAFSEETIAWAVLTTKARDFTAELLASMGLSPERLDGHESGSKPEVLRRLACDWKLSGFVEDRRPTLEAVRATPGLEALPCWLVSWGYLRPTDATDLSGAIRLLRPEQFEAPLADWP; encoded by the coding sequence GTGCTCTCCCCCAGTCTGCTTGTCTTTGATTTTGACGGCGTGATTGTGGATGGGATGAACGAGTACTGGTGGAGTGCTCGTCGTGCCTGCCTGCGGCTGCATCCCGCTGTCGATCTACCTGAGACCACGCCTCCACAGTTCAGGCAGCTCAGGCCCTGGATTCATCACGGTTGGGAGATGGTGCTGATCGCGGCATTGATCTCTGAGCAATGTGGTCCTCTCGAGCAGTTAGGGGTCCAGATGTTTGTGCAGGACTACGCGGCGCATTGCACCGCTGCACTGGAGCGTTTTGGCTGGACTCCTGCCTTGCTGCAGCAGACGCTGGAAGCGGTGCGGGCCGATGCAGTGCGGACCGATCGTGAGGCCTGGCTGGCTTTGCATCAGCCCTATCCGGGCGTGCCTGAACGCTTGAATGCTTTTTCGGAAGAGACCATTGCCTGGGCGGTGCTGACTACAAAGGCACGCGATTTCACCGCCGAGCTGCTCGCCTCAATGGGGCTTAGCCCTGAACGGCTGGATGGCCATGAGTCGGGATCGAAGCCTGAGGTGCTGCGCCGCCTTGCCTGCGACTGGAAACTGAGCGGTTTTGTTGAGGACCGTCGCCCCACTCTGGAAGCCGTTCGCGCCACCCCAGGTCTTGAAGCCTTGCCTTGCTGGCTGGTCAGCTGGGGATATCTGAGACCAACTGATGCAACGGATCTCTCCGGTGCAATTCGCCTACTGCGACCAGAGCAGTTCGAAGCCCCCTTGGCGGACTGGCCCTGA
- a CDS encoding DUF1815 family protein — translation MFLRLSEQYRSVVHDLVMSLQALAANLRKQGITATCYVCEDGHDGSGASFMAELGEQHMVRFLVSDFGISWVESRNGRELVKFEGAEAIQELQRIAGNPQRSRSECSSPQIQEG, via the coding sequence GTGTTCCTCCGACTTTCCGAGCAGTACCGCTCGGTCGTCCACGATCTGGTCATGAGTTTGCAGGCTCTGGCAGCAAATCTCAGGAAACAGGGCATCACCGCAACCTGCTATGTCTGCGAAGACGGCCATGACGGAAGCGGAGCCTCATTCATGGCCGAACTGGGCGAACAGCACATGGTGCGATTTCTGGTCTCTGACTTCGGGATCAGCTGGGTCGAATCCCGCAATGGACGCGAACTGGTGAAATTCGAAGGCGCAGAAGCCATTCAGGAACTTCAGCGCATCGCAGGGAATCCTCAGAGAAGCCGCAGTGAATGCAGCTCCCCACAGATCCAGGAGGGCTGA
- the crtD gene encoding C-3',4' desaturase CrtD, protein MEPVQDVIVIGGGIAGLTAAALLAHEGLTVTLLEAHHQLGGCAGTFRRGPFTFDVGATQVAGLEPGGSHARLFQHLGIRPPEAVRLDPGCVVDLNDGSPPVHLWHDPQRWRQERCQQFPGSERFWQLCSWIHQQNWQFAAADPVLPVRTGWDLGRTLAALTPGNLACAPLSLMTVSDLLTLSGCAGDRRLRRFLDLQLRLYSQQPSDRTAALYGATVLQMCQAPLGLWHLHGSMQSLSDQLATALERDGGRVLLRHRALKLDRDDEQPGWSITVEAPANAQQCLRASEIICSLPPQCLPALIPDHEQMPDEYRKHLNSLKAPSGAIVFYGAVERHHLPDDCPGHLQRDGNSPGSLFLSISHDGDGRAPTGQATVIASVFTSPKGWHDMNERDYQQRKRELRDSIRQDVNAALNLPDDAWLHQELATPRGFAHWTGRPNGVVGGLGQSPDRFGPFGLASRTPIPQLWLCGDSIHPGEGTAGVSLSALMACRQLMAERGLTIRIAA, encoded by the coding sequence ATGGAACCAGTCCAGGACGTGATCGTGATCGGTGGCGGCATTGCCGGTCTCACCGCCGCAGCCCTGTTGGCCCATGAGGGTTTGACCGTCACCCTGCTGGAGGCGCACCATCAGCTGGGCGGTTGTGCTGGAACGTTCCGACGGGGTCCCTTCACTTTTGATGTGGGTGCCACACAGGTTGCGGGACTGGAACCAGGAGGGAGTCATGCACGCCTCTTCCAGCACCTTGGCATCCGACCACCTGAGGCCGTACGGCTAGACCCTGGCTGCGTAGTAGACCTCAATGACGGGTCGCCTCCGGTGCATCTCTGGCACGATCCTCAGCGCTGGCGGCAAGAGCGCTGCCAGCAATTCCCTGGCAGCGAACGCTTCTGGCAACTGTGCAGCTGGATTCATCAGCAGAACTGGCAGTTTGCTGCGGCTGATCCAGTGCTGCCTGTTCGCACTGGCTGGGATCTTGGCCGCACCCTGGCTGCGCTGACCCCCGGAAATCTGGCTTGTGCCCCCCTCAGTCTGATGACGGTCTCCGATCTGCTGACACTCAGCGGATGCGCTGGAGACCGTCGACTGCGACGCTTCCTCGACCTACAGCTACGGCTGTATTCACAGCAACCGAGCGACCGCACCGCAGCCCTTTATGGCGCCACGGTTTTGCAGATGTGCCAGGCCCCACTTGGTCTATGGCATCTCCACGGATCGATGCAAAGCCTCAGCGACCAGTTGGCGACTGCCCTTGAACGCGATGGTGGGCGTGTGCTTCTGCGCCATCGCGCTCTGAAACTGGACCGCGACGACGAACAACCTGGATGGTCGATCACGGTTGAAGCGCCTGCGAATGCGCAGCAATGTCTGCGAGCCAGCGAAATCATCTGCAGCCTTCCGCCGCAATGCTTGCCAGCACTGATTCCAGACCATGAACAGATGCCCGACGAGTACCGCAAGCACCTGAACAGCCTGAAGGCGCCAAGCGGAGCGATTGTGTTCTACGGCGCTGTGGAACGGCATCACCTGCCAGACGACTGCCCTGGACACCTGCAGCGCGATGGAAACTCCCCCGGCTCACTCTTCTTGTCGATCAGCCACGACGGTGACGGTCGAGCCCCGACCGGCCAGGCCACCGTGATCGCCAGCGTTTTTACCTCCCCAAAGGGTTGGCACGACATGAATGAGAGGGATTACCAGCAGCGCAAACGGGAACTTCGCGATTCAATTCGACAAGACGTGAACGCCGCTCTGAACCTGCCGGATGACGCCTGGCTGCATCAGGAACTGGCAACTCCGAGAGGGTTCGCCCACTGGACTGGTCGTCCGAATGGCGTGGTGGGTGGTCTTGGGCAGAGCCCGGATCGCTTCGGGCCCTTCGGACTGGCCAGCCGCACACCTATTCCCCAGCTGTGGCTATGTGGTGATTCGATTCATCCCGGAGAGGGAACCGCCGGCGTCAGCCTGTCCGCCCTGATGGCATGCAGGCAATTGATGGCTGAACGAGGCCTGACCATCAGGATCGCGGCCTAG
- a CDS encoding CAAD domain-containing protein, whose product MSDETTTQSTESATGDNVAFAERYKDVLGKVNETLDKVDWSQAGRIGKVVGIFAAVIVAQILIKGILDTINLLPVVPGLLELLGVVVVGQWSWKNLTTSDKRNALVARIQTLRKEYLG is encoded by the coding sequence ATGAGCGACGAAACCACTACGCAGTCGACTGAAAGCGCCACTGGCGACAACGTCGCATTCGCCGAGCGCTACAAAGACGTGCTTGGCAAGGTGAACGAAACTCTCGACAAAGTCGACTGGAGCCAGGCTGGACGCATTGGCAAAGTTGTCGGCATTTTCGCCGCTGTGATCGTTGCCCAGATCCTGATTAAAGGAATTCTCGACACGATCAATTTGTTGCCTGTTGTTCCAGGCTTGCTGGAACTGCTCGGCGTTGTGGTTGTCGGACAGTGGAGCTGGAAGAATCTCACCACGAGCGACAAGCGTAATGCACTCGTTGCCCGAATCCAAACGCTGCGCAAGGAGTACTTGGGCTGA